The following are encoded together in the Deinococcus roseus genome:
- a CDS encoding glucose-1-phosphate thymidylyltransferase, whose protein sequence is MKGLILSGGKGTRLRPLTHTRAKQLVPIGNRANLDYAVDDLSDMGIRDIVVVISPETGTEVQNHLGDGSAYGVNFTYVLQDQPLGLAHAVKTARPHLGEEPFVMYLGDNLLTGGIGHLLEAYHEGETAACILLTEVPNPQSFGVAVLDEQGQISRLIEKPAEYVSPWALVGVYLFTPLIHKVIETLQPSPRGELEITDAIQGLIDWGFTVRSEKVRGWWKDTGKPEDLLDANRLVLSRLERNIAGTVEESELVGEIEIAAGAVVRNSRLRGPISIAAGAVIENAYVGPYTSIGQNAVVKDAEVEYSILMQGAQIRHLSRRLDASILGEEAWMGGRSRKSHSYQVILGDRSSVVVDGE, encoded by the coding sequence ATGAAAGGCCTGATTCTCTCTGGAGGAAAAGGCACCCGCCTGCGGCCCCTCACACACACCCGTGCCAAGCAGCTTGTGCCCATCGGGAACCGGGCCAACCTGGATTATGCCGTGGATGACCTCTCAGACATGGGCATCCGGGACATCGTGGTGGTGATCTCCCCGGAAACCGGAACCGAAGTGCAAAACCACCTCGGAGACGGCTCTGCTTACGGGGTGAATTTCACTTACGTGCTGCAGGACCAGCCCCTTGGCCTCGCCCACGCAGTCAAAACCGCCCGTCCCCACCTGGGAGAAGAGCCTTTCGTGATGTACCTCGGAGACAACCTGCTCACCGGAGGCATCGGGCATCTGCTGGAAGCCTACCACGAGGGGGAAACCGCAGCCTGCATCCTGCTCACCGAAGTCCCCAACCCCCAGTCTTTCGGGGTGGCCGTGCTGGACGAACAGGGCCAGATTTCCCGGTTGATCGAGAAGCCCGCTGAATACGTCAGCCCCTGGGCCCTGGTGGGTGTGTACCTGTTCACCCCCCTGATCCACAAGGTCATCGAGACCCTGCAGCCCAGCCCCAGAGGGGAACTGGAAATCACCGATGCCATTCAGGGCCTGATCGACTGGGGTTTCACCGTGCGCTCTGAGAAGGTGCGCGGCTGGTGGAAAGACACCGGAAAACCCGAAGACCTGCTGGATGCCAACCGTCTGGTGCTCAGCCGCCTGGAACGCAACATTGCGGGCACTGTGGAAGAAAGCGAACTGGTCGGGGAAATTGAAATTGCCGCCGGAGCGGTGGTGCGCAACTCCCGACTGCGTGGACCCATCAGCATTGCCGCCGGAGCTGTGATTGAAAACGCCTACGTTGGCCCCTACACCAGCATCGGACAGAACGCTGTGGTCAAAGACGCCGAGGTGGAATACAGCATCCTGATGCAGGGCGCACAGATCCGGCACCTTTCCCGCCGTCTGGATGCCAGCATCCTGGGTGAGGAGGCCTGGATGGGAGGCCGCAGCCGCAAATCCCACTCCTACCAGGTGATCCTGGGAGACCGCTCCAGCGTGGTTGTGGACGGAGAATAA